In Acaryochloris marina S15, a single genomic region encodes these proteins:
- a CDS encoding DNA polymerase III subunit alpha, with amino-acid sequence MSFVGLHIHSDYSLLDGASQLPDLVSRAVELNMPAIALTDHGVMYGAIGLIKTCKKQGIKPIVGNEMYVINGDITKQERRPRYHQVVLAKNKTGYQNLVKLTTISSLNGVQGRGIFSRPCINKDLLEEHHEGLIVTSACLGGEIPQAIMKEKPDIARRIAKWYKALFGDDYYLEIQDHGSQEDRVVNVELVRIAQELDIKVIATNDSHFISCYDVESHDALLCIQTGKLITEDKRLRYSGTEYLKTADEMALMFRDHLEDDVIATAIATTLEVAEKVETYDIFRDPQSPDYEVPEGYTAETYLEEVTWDGLLERCECKARPEVTDVYKERLEYELEMLQQMGFSTYFLVVWDYIKYARDHNIPVGPGRGSAAGSLVAYALGITNIDPVHHGLLFERFLNPERKSMPDVDTDFCIEKREEMIDYVTRKYGEDRVAQIITFNRMTSKAVLKDVARVLDIPYGDADRMAKLIPVARGKPAKLKVMISDETPAPEFKERYDKDQIVRRWLDMAIRIEGTNKTFGVHAAGVVIASEPLDQLVPLQRNNEGAVITQYFMEDLESLGLLKMDFLGLKNLTMIQKTTDLLKKNRQLDLDIDRVPMNDPEAFQLLARGELEGIFQLESSGMRQVVKDLKPSNLEDISSILALYRPGPLDAGLIPKFINRKHGREKIDYPHELIKPILEETYGIMVYQEQIMKIAQDMAGYSLGEADLLRRAMGKKKVAEMEKHREIFIEGAFKKGVDKKISEDLFEQMVLFAEYCLSYDTPVLTLEYGWLPIGQVVQEQIECQVFSIDERGHLYTQPIAQWHHRGQQEVFEYALEDGSTIQATAEHQFMTMDGQMYPIQQIFEEGLSLKQLPLPWQAGLQQAS; translated from the coding sequence AAGAAGCAGGGGATTAAGCCCATTGTCGGCAACGAAATGTACGTGATCAATGGGGATATCACTAAGCAGGAGCGGCGGCCTCGCTATCACCAGGTGGTGTTGGCGAAGAACAAGACAGGCTACCAAAATCTGGTTAAACTCACCACGATTTCTAGCCTGAATGGCGTCCAAGGGCGCGGCATTTTTTCTCGACCCTGTATTAATAAAGACCTGCTGGAAGAGCACCATGAAGGGCTGATTGTCACCAGTGCCTGCCTAGGGGGCGAGATTCCCCAGGCGATTATGAAGGAAAAGCCGGATATCGCTCGACGGATTGCCAAATGGTACAAAGCGCTGTTTGGGGATGACTATTACCTAGAAATTCAAGACCACGGTTCCCAGGAAGATCGGGTGGTGAATGTGGAGCTGGTGCGCATTGCCCAGGAACTGGATATTAAGGTAATTGCCACTAATGACTCCCACTTTATCTCTTGCTATGACGTGGAGTCCCATGATGCCCTCCTTTGTATCCAGACGGGCAAGCTCATTACAGAAGACAAGCGTCTTCGCTATAGCGGTACTGAGTATCTGAAAACTGCTGACGAGATGGCTTTGATGTTTCGGGACCACTTAGAGGATGACGTGATTGCCACTGCGATCGCAACCACCCTAGAAGTAGCTGAAAAGGTCGAAACCTACGATATCTTCCGCGACCCCCAAAGTCCTGACTACGAAGTACCGGAAGGCTATACTGCTGAAACTTACCTGGAAGAGGTGACCTGGGATGGCCTATTGGAGCGGTGCGAATGCAAAGCCCGCCCAGAGGTGACGGATGTCTATAAGGAACGTTTGGAATACGAGCTAGAGATGCTCCAGCAGATGGGCTTTTCTACTTATTTCTTGGTGGTGTGGGATTACATCAAATATGCCCGCGACCATAATATTCCTGTGGGACCAGGGCGAGGCAGTGCTGCAGGTTCTCTGGTGGCCTATGCCTTAGGGATTACGAATATCGATCCCGTTCATCATGGCCTGCTATTTGAGCGATTTCTGAATCCAGAACGGAAGTCGATGCCTGACGTTGATACGGATTTCTGCATCGAAAAACGGGAAGAAATGATTGACTACGTTACCCGCAAGTATGGCGAAGATCGGGTGGCGCAAATTATCACCTTTAACCGCATGACTTCCAAAGCAGTACTCAAAGACGTGGCCCGAGTGCTGGATATTCCTTATGGGGATGCCGATCGGATGGCGAAGCTGATTCCGGTGGCCCGAGGAAAACCGGCAAAGCTGAAGGTAATGATTTCAGACGAAACGCCAGCCCCGGAGTTTAAGGAAAGATACGACAAGGATCAGATTGTGCGCCGCTGGCTGGATATGGCGATTCGGATTGAGGGCACCAACAAAACCTTTGGGGTCCATGCAGCGGGCGTTGTAATTGCCTCAGAACCCTTGGATCAACTGGTGCCCCTGCAGCGTAATAACGAGGGCGCGGTGATTACCCAGTATTTCATGGAAGATTTGGAATCTTTGGGCCTGCTAAAAATGGACTTCTTGGGCCTCAAAAACCTGACGATGATCCAGAAAACAACCGACTTGCTCAAGAAGAATCGGCAGCTCGATCTAGACATCGATCGGGTACCCATGAATGACCCAGAAGCATTTCAACTGTTAGCACGGGGAGAATTGGAAGGAATTTTTCAGTTAGAGTCTTCGGGGATGCGCCAGGTCGTCAAAGATCTCAAGCCGTCTAACTTAGAGGATATTTCTTCGATTCTGGCTCTCTATCGACCGGGTCCTTTGGATGCGGGGCTGATTCCCAAATTTATTAACCGTAAACATGGGCGGGAAAAGATTGATTATCCCCATGAATTGATCAAGCCGATCCTAGAAGAGACCTATGGCATTATGGTCTATCAGGAGCAGATCATGAAGATTGCTCAGGATATGGCGGGCTACTCTCTGGGAGAAGCTGACCTGTTGCGACGGGCGATGGGTAAAAAGAAAGTGGCGGAGATGGAGAAACATCGGGAGATCTTCATTGAAGGGGCTTTCAAGAAGGGTGTTGACAAAAAAATCTCTGAAGATTTGTTCGAGCAAATGGTGTTGTTTGCTGAATATTGTCTGAGCTATGACACGCCTGTGTTGACGTTGGAGTATGGTTGGCTGCCCATTGGCCAGGTGGTACAGGAGCAAATTGAATGTCAAGTCTTTTCGATTGATGAGCGAGGACATCTGTATACGCAACCGATTGCTCAATGGCACCATCGCGGCCAGCAGGAGGTGTTTGAATATGCCCTGGAAGATGGCTCGACGATTCAAGCGACGGCGGAACATCAGTTTATGACGATGGATGGACAGATGTATCCGATTCAGCAGATTTTTGAGGAAGGGTTGAGTTTGAAGCAGTTACCATTGCCTTGGCAGGCAGGTTTACAGCAGGCTAGTTAA